Genomic window (Chloroflexota bacterium):
TGAGAGCATAGTGCGTCGCCGCCGAGACCCTGCATTGCTCGAATATGTTGGCCGTAACGCCTTCCAGGCCAGCGTTTACCCCATTCCTGCCCATGGTGAGAAGCGTGTACAGCTTGCTTATAGCCAGATTCTGCCCGCTGACAGGGGGCTAATCCACTATGTCTATCCTCTGGATACCGAACGCTTCTCGAGTCGGCCATTGGAAGAGGTGGTCATCACCGTGGATTTGCGCTCCCATGTACCGATTAAAGCTATTTACTCTCCCTCTCACGATGTGGCGATCGAACGCACAAGTGAGACATCGGCTCTCGTGAGCTTTGAAGCGAACAACGTTCGACCAGTTAAAGACTTTGAACTGTACTATAGTCTCTCGGAAGATGATATAGGAGTGCACCTGCTCTCTTATAAGGAGCACGGAGAAGATGGTTTCTTCCTCCTCCTTATCGCACCCAAAATGGAAATAGATGAAGAGGCAATCGTGGCCAAAGATGTCATTTTTGTCCTGGATACTTCAGGCAGTATGGAAGGGCAAAAGCTGCAGCAAGCTAAGGAAGCCCTCGAATTCGTTTTGGATCACCTACGGCAAGGAGACCGATTCAACATCATCGCCTTCAATACCTCCATCAGCAAATATGCACCAGATCTGCGTCCTGCCTCCGAAAGCGCTGAGGCACGCCATTTTGCGCGTCGTCTGTCTGCGGGTGGTGGAACAAATATCCACCGTGCCTTGCTCGAGGCATTGCAAATGCCCAGCAGCGCACGGCCCCAGTTCATTATTTTCCTGACAGATGGCTTGCCCACTGCTGGCGAGACTGACTTGCAGCGCATTCTTGCCGAGGTGAACCGTGTTGCCGCGAAGAACATACGCCTGTTCACTTTCGGAGTTGGTTATGACGTGAACACGGTGCTACTAGATTCGCTCAGTGAGGCGCATCGCGGGGTGAGTTCTTACGTTGAACCGGGACAAAGCATCGAGGAGGTGGTAACCTCTTTTTATAGTAAAATCAACGCACCTCTTTTATCGGATTTACGTCTTCAAATTCAGGATGTCGTGGTAGAAGATCTGTATCCATACCCTCTGCCAGATCTCTTTGCTGGCAGCCAATTGTCGGTGGTCGGTCGCTATCGTGAAGGAGGTAAAGCGCGGATTACGATAAGCGGCATGGTCAATGGGAAAGAGCAGTTTTTTTCTTATTCAAACGTATATTTCAGTCAGCAGAGTGGCCAGGATTTCGTCCCTCGCTTGTGGGCTACGCGCAAGATTGGATATTTGCTCAAAGAAATTCGCCTGCACGGGGAAAACAAGGAACTAGTGGACAGTATTGTATCCCTCAGCGTGCGCTATGGCATTATGACGCCATATACCTCCTTCTTGGTGGATGAAGAACAGGACATTCTGACCGAAACCGGCCGCCAGCTGGTTGCTGAGAGCAACAGCTTCCCGACTGCTGCTCGCGCGCCTTCATTTGGAGCAAAGGCAGTTGCCGATAGCCAGACACAGAACAAATTGACATTGGCTGAACGGGCTGGCGGGAGCGAGACCACTGAGATCAGGTTAGTGGGGAACAAAACTTTTGTCTTGCGTGACCATATCTGGACCGACACAACCTACAATCCACAGCAAATGCGCGTTACTTGCCTGCAACTTGGCAGTCCAGCCTACTTTAAACTGCTGGCGGAGCATCCGCAGTGGGGCAAATACTTCGCTGTTGGCAGCCAGGTCATCGTGGTACTGGAGGGCACGGCGTACCAGGTCAAGGCAGACGCATGTGAAACTCAAGAGCCTCCTCTGGCGAACCCTCAGGCCTTGAGCCCGTGGGAACAATTCTGGCAGTGGTTTTGTGCCATAACAAAACGATAACGATTCACTAATTTGCGTTTTGGGAGATATGCTGTATAATCTGGTTGAGCAATTGTGCGCTATCCTCCAATGACCCTGAATGAAGGAGGTTTTAAGAAATGAACGCGAAATTGCTGCGCTTTAGGATATTGAGCCTACTGATGGCGACCGTCCTACTTTGTCTGAGCGCCTTACCTGTTCAGGCTGCCCCACCGCCCACACCTGTGCCATCCGCTGCTCCGCCTATGCCACCTACTCCTTATGCACCGACAGGCTATCCCATTTATCATCAAGTACAGCGGGGAGAGAATCTGACGCGCATTGCCTTGCGCTATGGAACGACCATATGGGCTATTGCTCAGGCAAACGGCATTTGGAATATCAACTATATCCGTGCTGGACAGATCCTGCTCATTCCGGTACCAGGCCCTACCCCTGGGCCAACGCCGCGTATCTACATCGTGCAGCCAGGTGACACCCTGAGCGCTATTGCCTGGCGGTTCGGCACCACGGTGTGGGCGATAGCTCAGGCTAATGGCGTCTGGAATCCCAACTTGATTTACATCGGACAGAGGTTGTACATCCCTTAAAACCGCGCTGATGGCGCGTTTCGATTGACACTTCGTCAGTTAGAAATGTGTGCCGTCGAGCAATCCAGAAGGAGGGGACAATGAAAAGGATGATCAGAAAAGGGTTGCTGGTCTTTGCGCTCCTGGTAGTTTTGCAATTGATCGTGGGGGCAACAGCCGTTATGGCTGACTGCAGCCGCTGGCACGTCGTCAGGCCGGGCGAGACGCTTTTTGCCCTTGGCCGTTTATACGGCGTCAATCCCTATACGATTGCTCAGGTGAACGGACTGGCTAATCCGAACTACATTCGGATAGGGCAGGTGTTGTGTATCCCCGCTTCCTGTGGCTGGACTGCTCCGCCACCCCAACCACGCTATCCACCAACCCAATGCTGGTACTACTATCGTTGCTGGCCCTATTATTACCCCTGCTATTGGTGGAACTGGTGTTGGGATCCATAAAGCCTTTCCCCCACGATTCATAAGTTGCAGGGTATCGGGGAGTGCCGACCTCGGTACCCTGCTTTTATGTAGCCTATCTTCATGGAGGTCAACATGGATTGCGTCATCAGAAATGGTACGATTGTTACTGCCGAGCGCACGTTGGTGGCTGACATTGGCATTCAGGGCGAGAAAATTGCTGCTATTGAGCCAGGACTTGAAGGCGACAAGTACATTGATGCCAGTGGCTTCTATGTATTCCCCGGCTTTATTGACCCGCATGTACATCTGCAGATGGCTATTGGCGACCTCACGTCGAGCGACGATTTCACCACAGGCACGATCGCTGCTGCCTGCGGTGGAACAACCACAGTCATTGATTTCACAGAGAACTACCGTGGAGATGACCTGCTCGAAGGAGTTGAGAAACGACGCGCTCAAGCGGATGGAAAAGTAGCAGTGGATTATGCCCTTCATCTGACCCTCGCCGATGCAAGCGAAAGGACGTTGGTACAGTTGCCCTTGTTGGCCAAGGAGGGTTATGCAAGTGCCAAGCTGTATACCACCTACGAGGGCCTCTGGCTGCAGGATGGAGAGCTCTTGCGCCTGCTTGCAGCAACGCGCGATTGCGGCATATTGCCCATGGTTCACACGGAAAACCGGGATGCCATCGCCTATCTCACAGCTGAACTCTTGCGCCAAGGCAAAACAGCCCCCAAATACCATCCTCTTAGCCGCCCACCCCTAGTTGAGGCTGAAGCCGCAAATCGTGTGACGGTTCTGGCCGATCTGGTAGATGCTCCCATCTACATAGCCCATCTCACCTGCCAGGAGACGCTGGAAAGAGTGCAGGCAGCAAGGTTGCGCGGGCAGAAGGTGTATGCAGAAACCTGTCCCCAGTACCTGCTGCTCTCTCAAGAGGATTATGAGCGGCCTGGCTTTGAGGGAGCCAAGTTCGTGCTGTCCCCCCCATTGCGCGACAGGTCCAACTGGGACGTGCTTTGGTTGGCACTGGCGAACAACGAAGTGCAGGTTGTATCAACGGATCACTGTCCTTGGTATTATGAGACACAAAAGATCCGCGGTCTGAATTCATTCGCTGAAATCCCCAATGGCACCCCGGGTATCGAGACTCGTGTGCCTTTGCTCTTCAGCGAAGGAGTGGGCAAGGGACGTATTTCTCTACGGCGCTTCGTGGAGATCTGCGCTACCGCGACAGCAAAGCTCTTTGGCCTGTACCCTCGTAAAGGTACTATCGCGGTAGGCTCCGATGCCGACCTGGTCATCTATGATCCCAATAAAGAGGTCACCTTGTCCTACCAGACACTTCATCAACGGGCAGATTACTGCCCCTATGAGGGGCATACCGTGCACGGTTATCCTCGCACGGTATTGTTGCGCGGCCAAGTCATCGTGGACGATGGACGTTTTGTTGGTCAAGCAGGCCAGGGCCAATTCGTCCTCAGAGATACTTTTGCCTTCCACTCGTAATCGAACTTCAGAGCAACCATGTGCTCAAGGATGCCACGCTGGACATGGCGGTGTCGCACGCTGTTTGTACGGGCCGCTGGCAAATGCATTCCAATAGCCACGCGAGTTGACGATTCCGTAAGAGAAAATCGCATGTCCAGGAACAGCGCCAATAGCCGCAGCCTCTCTGCGCTCAGCGTTGATGCGCATTTCGATGGAGGCCCAGTCCATATCCGCGCTGATACCCGGGAAAACGAAACGGCTAGCACGGTGACTTAACCAATCGCGCATAACCGTGATCCAGTTGTCATCGCCAACTGAACCACCCACAAAGGCTGAGCAACCATATAGCATGGGCATCTCAGCATCCACTATGCCCTCACTCAGCCAACCGCGGCTGTCCTGGTAATAGCGGTCATAACCACCAGCGCAGCCCATGCCCCACAAATCCTGTGGGAACCACCATACTGCCGCACTGAGCAGCGCTTGCCGATCCAATGGGACGATGCCCTCTTGGTATATTCGTCTAATCAGGCGTGTGATCTGTGCGCGTTGCCAGTCTGCATAACCATCTTCTGTGAAACACGGTGCTCCCCAACGTTCTTCGCTGCGTGGATCGCATGAATAGTTCACACCAGCGTAACGCACCAAATCCAGGTGCAATCCATCCACATCGTAGCGTGTAAGGATGTCAACGGCAGTGGCAACGAGGTGATTCTCAACCAGCCAGTCGTTTCCGGGGCTGGCCCATAAATAATGCGCATTCAGCAGCATCGGTTGATGGTTCATATCCCATTGCCGCCAATAAGCCCACGAACTGCCTGGCGCACGGCTCCAAACCCAGAAGGGATGGAGCGGCTGGGTATCATCAGGTGGTGCAGCTGTCCCTGACCAAACGGAATATACATTGAAATACGCATGTACCTGAATGCCACGGGCATGTGCTGCAGTGATTAACGTGGCAAGGGGATCCCAGCCGGGATTCTGCCCCAGAGTGGCAGTATAGGTCCCTGTCAGTCGCGCTGACCATGGTTCAAGTCCTGGTGTGTAGAAAGCATCGCCCTGACTGCGAACCTGAAAAAGGATCATATTAAATCCTGCTGCATCTATATTGGCTACCATCTGCCAGATTATATCTGGCCCGGGCAATTGTCCATCAGGGCAATCCGGCAGCATGCACGTCCAGTCGAAACGGGTGACCCAAATAGCACGCGCCTCTATCTCAGGAGATGCTACCGTTGGAGTAGCAGTGGGCGTTGGGACTTGGAGCATTGCTCGAAATGCTATGGGCAGGTAAAGTTGGTTCGGATAGGACATTGGCAGCAAGCCTCCATTCGGCACTGGCGTGGGTTCGATTTCCGCGGCTGGTGGTGCATCCAGATAGCCATGAGCAACGTACCAAGCCTCGTGGCCCAAGATAGCCCAAAGCTGTTCGTCAAATAGAGTATTGGTGGGATATAGTTCAGGCGTCACACAAGTTGCTACACCATGCTGTGGTACTGACCACGCGTATATATTGAGCATTGCTGCAGCTAGGAAGCTCGCAGCAGCTAGCAGATGTAGCGGCCTTATGCTTTTTCGCGCACTTTCGCCTCGCTTCATGCACCACCTGCACCAGATAATATAATCAATCACCTTTTTCACAAAACCATATACTCTCGGCTGTGCGGACAGCCGCAATACCAAAGTTGACCGATCCAATCAAGGCACTTGGCAATTGAACATGATAAACCCGATACAGTTACTCCTCTTTTGCTTTTTTCACACTTTTGCGGTACAATATCCTACCAGGAGGTGAGAACATGGCTTTCAATGAAGGACTGACTGCGCTTGAAGTACTTGGTTTAGCCATTAGATCTGAGATCGAAGCTGCTTCACTCTATGCCTATATGGTTGGACAGGTACGTAATACCTCGCTAGCAAGCAAACTAGCCTTCCTACGCCAGGAAGAAGAGAAACATCGCGAGATGCTGGAAAGCCTTTATTCCCACCGCTTCCCAGACA
Coding sequences:
- a CDS encoding VWA domain-containing protein: MKMLASTRPRGQRFWFTTCAALLLFLTAHTTIRADGFIIPIPPPRVEIVPDLAVKYHHVRVTIADQVAQTEIDQVFLNDSPYDLEGTYIFPLPEEAAISDFAMFVDGQRLAGKILDKEEARRTYESIVRRRRDPALLEYVGRNAFQASVYPIPAHGEKRVQLAYSQILPADRGLIHYVYPLDTERFSSRPLEEVVITVDLRSHVPIKAIYSPSHDVAIERTSETSALVSFEANNVRPVKDFELYYSLSEDDIGVHLLSYKEHGEDGFFLLLIAPKMEIDEEAIVAKDVIFVLDTSGSMEGQKLQQAKEALEFVLDHLRQGDRFNIIAFNTSISKYAPDLRPASESAEARHFARRLSAGGGTNIHRALLEALQMPSSARPQFIIFLTDGLPTAGETDLQRILAEVNRVAAKNIRLFTFGVGYDVNTVLLDSLSEAHRGVSSYVEPGQSIEEVVTSFYSKINAPLLSDLRLQIQDVVVEDLYPYPLPDLFAGSQLSVVGRYREGGKARITISGMVNGKEQFFSYSNVYFSQQSGQDFVPRLWATRKIGYLLKEIRLHGENKELVDSIVSLSVRYGIMTPYTSFLVDEEQDILTETGRQLVAESNSFPTAARAPSFGAKAVADSQTQNKLTLAERAGGSETTEIRLVGNKTFVLRDHIWTDTTYNPQQMRVTCLQLGSPAYFKLLAEHPQWGKYFAVGSQVIVVLEGTAYQVKADACETQEPPLANPQALSPWEQFWQWFCAITKR
- a CDS encoding LysM peptidoglycan-binding domain-containing protein, coding for MNAKLLRFRILSLLMATVLLCLSALPVQAAPPPTPVPSAAPPMPPTPYAPTGYPIYHQVQRGENLTRIALRYGTTIWAIAQANGIWNINYIRAGQILLIPVPGPTPGPTPRIYIVQPGDTLSAIAWRFGTTVWAIAQANGVWNPNLIYIGQRLYIP
- a CDS encoding LysM peptidoglycan-binding domain-containing protein, translating into MKRMIRKGLLVFALLVVLQLIVGATAVMADCSRWHVVRPGETLFALGRLYGVNPYTIAQVNGLANPNYIRIGQVLCIPASCGWTAPPPQPRYPPTQCWYYYRCWPYYYPCYWWNWCWDP
- the hydA gene encoding dihydropyrimidinase gives rise to the protein MEVNMDCVIRNGTIVTAERTLVADIGIQGEKIAAIEPGLEGDKYIDASGFYVFPGFIDPHVHLQMAIGDLTSSDDFTTGTIAAACGGTTTVIDFTENYRGDDLLEGVEKRRAQADGKVAVDYALHLTLADASERTLVQLPLLAKEGYASAKLYTTYEGLWLQDGELLRLLAATRDCGILPMVHTENRDAIAYLTAELLRQGKTAPKYHPLSRPPLVEAEAANRVTVLADLVDAPIYIAHLTCQETLERVQAARLRGQKVYAETCPQYLLLSQEDYERPGFEGAKFVLSPPLRDRSNWDVLWLALANNEVQVVSTDHCPWYYETQKIRGLNSFAEIPNGTPGIETRVPLLFSEGVGKGRISLRRFVEICATATAKLFGLYPRKGTIAVGSDADLVIYDPNKEVTLSYQTLHQRADYCPYEGHTVHGYPRTVLLRGQVIVDDGRFVGQAGQGQFVLRDTFAFHS
- a CDS encoding family 10 glycosylhydrolase; translation: MTPELYPTNTLFDEQLWAILGHEAWYVAHGYLDAPPAAEIEPTPVPNGGLLPMSYPNQLYLPIAFRAMLQVPTPTATPTVASPEIEARAIWVTRFDWTCMLPDCPDGQLPGPDIIWQMVANIDAAGFNMILFQVRSQGDAFYTPGLEPWSARLTGTYTATLGQNPGWDPLATLITAAHARGIQVHAYFNVYSVWSGTAAPPDDTQPLHPFWVWSRAPGSSWAYWRQWDMNHQPMLLNAHYLWASPGNDWLVENHLVATAVDILTRYDVDGLHLDLVRYAGVNYSCDPRSEERWGAPCFTEDGYADWQRAQITRLIRRIYQEGIVPLDRQALLSAAVWWFPQDLWGMGCAGGYDRYYQDSRGWLSEGIVDAEMPMLYGCSAFVGGSVGDDNWITVMRDWLSHRASRFVFPGISADMDWASIEMRINAERREAAAIGAVPGHAIFSYGIVNSRGYWNAFASGPYKQRATPPCPAWHP